A stretch of DNA from Salmo trutta chromosome 12, fSalTru1.1, whole genome shotgun sequence:
CATCTCTTATTTGTCGCATGACTCGCATTTATGATTTTGTTCTTGACAGCAAAATATTGCATTCTCTCAAAAACATTGGTTTTACAAGTTACAAAAAAGTGAATATAATGTGTGATGATTAAGCTAAGACTTGTCCCCAATTTTTTATGAAGTTAGCCTATTACTTTGTGCAACTCATAAGAAACACAAATCACAGGCTGGTCAGTCATGTACTTTTATTCAATAATATTATGAGACCATTATCCaactaaaataaagaaaaatatcCCTTATAGGAAATGTTATTACAAATACCAACAAATGATTGATCCCCATTAGGATTTGGTCACAAAACAACCAGAAAGGTTAGGAATTCAGCAGCAGACCTGATAAAATATATTACACATTGACTAAAAAATCTGGTGGTCATCATGAAACATTTCAAAGTTGTACAGTATAAAAAAAAGCATAAAGTCTTGTGTGTTAAACATCAATACATTGTCCGTCATATTTCTTATTACCATCTTCAATTGAGATGTAAAAACAAAACCAATGTAAATGTTGGGTCCCACTTTAAATGAAGTACAACTTATAAAGTGTTTCATATAGcatacataaaggcttcataagcactacataaatgcGTCACAAATCATCTTTAAGCGTATGTcatcagggtggcaggtagcctagtggttaaagcattgggccagtaaccgagctgacaaggtaaaaatctgtcgttctgcccctgaacaaggcagtcattgaaaataagaatttgttctttactgacttgtgtagttaaataaaggttacataaaaaaagaaatactGATTAAATGGTGTATAAACATAAGTGTGTTGTTACATTTGGCTATTCACCCTACAGTGGGAATGGTTGTCACCCTTTATGACATATGCTTATAGATGATTATTTAAGCATTTATGCAGTGTTAGTCTTTATGtatgatttataaagcctttataagttgTACTTCATTTAAAGTGGGACCAAATTTTGTTTGTACCAATAGACATCTGAACCAAGTTTAGAGAAAGTTAGTATATCTAACTaggtatatatttatttaacataggcaagtcagttaagaacaaattcttatttacaatgatggcctaccggggaacagtgggttaactgccttgttcaggggcagaacgacagatatttaccttgtcagctcgggattcaatctagcaacctttcggttactggcccaatgctctaaccactacctgccacccccattGTTGGAATTTAACAAAACACAATCATGGTCATTTATTAAGACAAGGGTATGTGGTCTTTAATTTTAACAGGTCTACTCCAGGTTAATAatattatttagtttttttacaaACTGCCAACATTGTAATTAATAAAAGGAAAACCAAACAATCCATCACCACTAGTATAGCACAAGTTTCAACATTTAAATGTGCCATTGAGATGTATCACTTTATTACTGCCTGCTGATTAACTGCCAACCACTGGGAGGTATGAGAGGGCCAGAGCTACTAGAGCTGCTAATATAAGACCATCTAGTATCAGTTGCTGGAGACGTGAACCCCTAGGTTTTCTTCCGTGACCTCTACTCTTGAACCACTGCACAACCTCCTCCAGGTTATACTCCTGGGGCTCATAACCCAGCTCGGCCTTGGCCTTCGCCATGCTGAAGTAATGCGTCACGCCGGTCTTATACACCTCTGTGCGTGTGAGCAGAGGCTGGAAGTTATAGATCGGGCCGATGAGATGGTGAATCATCTCAGTGAGGAATGCAACAAAGTAAATGAGAGAGATGGGTAGACGTAGTTTGGGGAAAGAGTAACCCAAACCCTCCACCAGAGGTCTGAAGAACTCAAAGTTGTTGACAGGTCTTCCGTCTGAGATGAAGTATACCTGTCCAGCAGAGCGGTGCTGGTGCTCTGACGTCAGAGCCTCTGCAGCCAGTTCGTGTGCAGACACCAGGTTGTCTACATGGACAAACTCCACTAAACTTCTCGGATCTCCATACACAAACCTGAATATCCCCTTCTCTATGTACCCAACGATCCTGGGCAGGTGCCTCTGCTCGCCAGGCCCGTATATACCTGCTGGACGCAGAGCACAGGCCCTCAAAACACCTGTCCCATCTTTCAGCTCTGTACCACTGGCTTTCATCACGGCCATCTCAGCTACCGACTTGGTTCTGGAGTAGTGGtcggggtggagatggagaggtaggtaggggagGCTTTCGTCACCACCCTCAATCACCTGGCCTCCGAACACTACGTTGAAGGTGCTAGTGTAGATGAGCCTGGAGACTCCAGCCTCTACACAGGCCATGAGGACATGCTCTGTGCCCTGGACATTCACCTCTTCAATCAGCTTCCTGTTCAGCTGCTCCCTGCCAGACATGCCGTAGGAGGCGATGTGGAAAACACAGTCCATGCCAGTGACCGCCTTCTCCACCTGAGCATATTCACGAATATCTCCCTTTAGGAACACAATGCCCTCTGGAACCTCTAGGCTGGGTGGGCTCATATCAAACAGAATGACTTTAGCTCCCTTTTTATGTAGTGAGCAGGCAAGGCTGTAAGAAATGAAGAATAGAGTGATCCTGTTAATCTGGA
This window harbors:
- the sdr42e1 gene encoding short-chain dehydrogenase/reductase family 42E member 1, producing the protein MEKARICTFLITGGSGYFGFRLACSLHKKGAKVILFDMSPPSLEVPEGIVFLKGDIREYAQVEKAVTGMDCVFHIASYGMSGREQLNRKLIEEVNVQGTEHVLMACVEAGVSRLIYTSTFNVVFGGQVIEGGDESLPYLPLHLHPDHYSRTKSVAEMAVMKASGTELKDGTGVLRACALRPAGIYGPGEQRHLPRIVGYIEKGIFRFVYGDPRSLVEFVHVDNLVSAHELAAEALTSEHQHRSAGQVYFISDGRPVNNFEFFRPLVEGLGYSFPKLRLPISLIYFVAFLTEMIHHLIGPIYNFQPLLTRTEVYKTGVTHYFSMAKAKAELGYEPQEYNLEEVVQWFKSRGHGRKPRGSRLQQLILDGLILAALVALALSYLPVVGS